The following proteins are encoded in a genomic region of Notolabrus celidotus isolate fNotCel1 chromosome 19, fNotCel1.pri, whole genome shotgun sequence:
- the taf1c gene encoding TATA box-binding protein-associated factor RNA polymerase I subunit C has product MDYQFPKQLFPSFYNCGPPDSVLPPRAGNWGCYERVMAQDGSGPLSSRTFASRRQVRGATWHHKEPVPIPLLSPRSSVPWPVTPPDSLDFREHMKNFFIDHCQDAFSSMGNILGENLDLKGRSKERYQQNLINMWNLFDLRDSKIHQTSYKATALDRYSVLLSDAVHSVPPELLGALLHEELTEQRDRLLFSEGATGGALAFVPFSQSSQCGCLVYPGNQGRDCLNFHQVELQHHRGGSSCVDSGSSEPFRFQLKGPVRQISSASVLNQSCVAVRSDYLCGVWGFSETKEPHLHQVINTTEVATCISVSPHVLGEVLVASESGRVNLWTVGRGIQTVREEDSNLYFNAKSSWRWCEFSAHPRVMLYADRTGVELTDIRVSLAVCHTLFRISHTSECRRGERLILSKYLGEAHPFHHLVTTQYSAYIMDERFPGVPMLKWDHMMQSPPMFCHVIPGSYSSSLSGSSAGGSGTTKVLLGSQSSQEITLLQYSGGRTDACSSQGPPQALLRPRDSLKHLPVQIPHHLQTATNRLSSPAAGLTCIQMKGDGGEGGEECLCVLQLTEAGDIFYHIIESELPATEDESIPEKPPQQSLRETRQPREPHTDSQLVSETSSDEDVIGPTQVPTAQRSVAETPERMQLGGNTSSDSDDSARGGWRRRSRNLKRLNLQIIVNEDEESNQMSDLDAGANDEEVRESVNEEPQSLEEVVDSRSCDVVGTLVKLSDDALDTWRHWLKDLMKKSHKKKPRPRCLQNFEIQIKGVPQPDDEEEHVQNLRRDLRACMSKRSLLISGSITAPDVEPLPITVVTEAWEDQLSQRLTLSWQGEEAWRAWWEDSLGLNREQKVEALRRKRRREKQAKRRLELSGSFTSSISYQSELSDFSDSLGWSSAASQDAWSDAENIGEDFEESEAPRAATPSIAQTDNPAPAPAAAPTPTPVPVPIPVPAPAPVPSPAPAPAPAPAPAPAPAPAPAPAPAPAPAPATPQSIKARPDEQQIPSSSRTFTLPQTPRPISTPASQRKNKRSLEDVLSSLGDPLQHDGYSQDSVDHLAAPPGTSSSQLRTSQSFSQRSLGTDLSQDSLVWSLSQSVSQSSQGRPGLSQASQPKKKKSRMGF; this is encoded by the exons ATGGATTACCAGTTTCCAAAGCAGCTTTTTCCTTCGTTTTATAACTGCGGACCGCCGGACTCGGTCCTTCCACCCCGCGCAGGAAACTGGGGCTGCTATGAGCGAGTCATGGCTCAG GACGGCTCTGGTCCTCTCTCCAGCCGGACATTTGCATCCCGACGCCAGGTCAGAGGGGCGACGTGGCATCACAAGGAACCAGTACCTATTCCCCTCCTGTCCCCCAGAAGCT CTGTCCCGTGGCCTGTGACGCCCCCAGATTCGCTTGACTTCAGAGAACAT atGAAGAACTTCTTCATAGATCACTGCCAGGATGCCTTCAGCTCCATGGGCAACATTCTGGGTGAAAACTTAGATTTAAAAGGCCGATCAAAAGAG AGATATCAGCAAAACTTGATAAACATGTGGAACCTCTTCGATTTAAGGGATTCTAAAAT ACATCAGACGTCGTATAAAGCCACTGCTCTGGACCGGTACAGCGTCCTGCTCTCCGACGCAGTTCACTCTGTCCCTCCTGAGCTGCTGGGGGCTCTGCTGCACGAGGAGCTGACGGAGCAGAGGGACCGCCTGCTGTTCTCTGAGGGAGCCACAGGGGGCGCTTTAGCCTTCGTTCCTTTCTCACAGAGCTCCCAGTGCGGCTGCCTCGTGTATCCTGGGAATCAGGGACGGGACTGCCTCA ACTTCCACCAAGTGGAGCTTCAGCATCACAGAGGAGGTTCTTCATGTGTGGATTCCGGCAGCAGCGAGCCATTCAGATTCCAGCTGAAAGGCCCTGTGAGACAGATCAGCTCTGCTTCTGTGCTCAACCAAA GTTGTGTTGCTGTGCGATCGGACTATCTTTGTGGAGTTTGGggtttcagtgaaacaaaaGAGCCTCATCTGCATCAAGTCATCAACACTACAGAGGTCGCAACTTGCATCAGCGTCAG TCCTCATGTTCTAGGAGAAGTGTTGGTGGCGAGTGAGAGTGGGAGAGTGAATCTGTGGACCGTCGGCAGAGG GATACAGACGGTCCGGGAGGAAGACAGCAACCTGTACTTTAACGCAAAGTCTTCATGGCGGTGGTGCGAGTTCTCAGCCCATCCGAGGGTGATGCTGTACGCAGACAGGACTGGCGTGGAGCTCACAGACATCAGG GTGAGTTTGGCCGTCTGTCACACCCTGTTTCGTATCAGCCACACATCAGAGTGTCGGCGTGGAGAGAGACTCATTCTGTCCAAGTATTTGGGAGAAGCTCACCCTTTCCATCACCTCGTCACCACTCAG tATTCAGCCTACATCATGGATGAGCGTTTCCCTGGCGTTCCCATGCTGAAGTGGGATCACATGATGCAGTCCCCGCCCATGTTTTGTCACGTTATTCCTGgctcctactcctcctctctatctggATCATCAGCAGGTGGATCTGGAACCACTAAGGTTCTGTTGGGCTCCCAAAGCTCCCAGGAAATCACCCTGCTGCAGTACTCAG gaGGCAGAACAGATGCCTGCTCCAGTCAGGGTCCTCCTCAGGCTCTGCTCAGACCCAGAGACAGCCTGAAACACCTTCCAGTGCAGATCCCTCATCACCTTCAAACTGCAACCAACAGACTGTCCTCACCTGCAGCAG GTCTGACTTGTATCCAGATGAAAGGCGACGGAGGAGAAGGTGGAGAAGAGTGCCTCTGTGTCTTACAGCTAACTGAGGCTGGAGATATCTTCTACCACATCATCGAGTCTGAGCTTCCAGCCACCGAGGATGAATCAATACCTGAAAAACCGCCTCAACAGAGTCTGAGAGAGACCCGACAGCCAAGAGAGCCTCACACAGATTCTCAGCTGGTATCAGAGACGTCGAGCGATGAGGATGTAATCGGACCGACTCAGGTTCCGACTGCACAGAGATCTGTAGCTGAAACACCAGAGAGGATGCAACTAGGAGGAAACACATCCTCTGACTCTGATGATTCAGCgagaggagggtggaggaggaggagcaggaaccTGAAGCGGTTGAACCTGCAGATCATCGTTAATGAAGATGAAGAGTCCAATCAAATGAGTGACTTGGATGCTGGTGCGAATGATGAAGAGGTGAGGGAAAGTGTTAATGAGGAGCCTCAAAGCCTGGAGGAAGTGGTGGACTCGAGAAGTTGTGATGTTGTTGGGACTCTGGTGAAGCTCAGTGACGACGCTCTGGACACATGGAGACACTGGCTCAAGGATCTAATGAAGAAGAGCCACAAAAAGAAGCCCCGCCCACGCTGCTTGCAGAACTTTGAAATCCAAATTAAAGGTGTACCCCAAccagatgatgaagaagagcacGTGCAGAACCTGAGACGAGATCTGAGAGCATGCATGTCCAAACGCTCGCTCCTCATCTCTGGCTCCATCACAGCTCCAGACGTGGAACCACTTCCTATCACGGTGGTCACAGAGGCATGGGAGGACCAGCTGAGCCAGCGCCTGACACTCTCCTGGCAGGGGGAGGAGGCGTGGCGGGCGTGGTGGGAGGACAGCTTGGGGCTGAACAGGGAGCAGAAAGTGGAGGccctgaggaggaagaggaggagggagaaacaGGCGAAGCGACGCCTGGAGCTGTCCGGGAGCTTCACCTCGTCCATCAGCTACCAATCCGAGCTCTCGGACTTCTCTGATTCTCTGGGTTGGAGTTCTGCAGCAAGTCAGGACGCATGGTCGGATGCAGAGAACATCGGAGAGGACTTTGAGGAGAGTGAGGCACCGAGAGCTGCTACCCCCTCTATAGCACAGACAGACaatcctgctcctgctcctgctgctgctcccacTCCCACTCCTGTTCCCGTTCCCATTCCCGTTCCCGCTCCCGCTCCCGTCCCcagtcctgctcctgctcctgctcctgctcctgctcctgctcctgctcctgctcctgctcctgctcctgctcctgctcctgctcctgctcctgcaaCACCTCAAAGTATCAAAGCCAGACCAGACGAGCAGCAAATCCCCAGCAGCTCCCGCACCTTCACCCTGCCTCAGACACCCAGACCGATCTCCACACCGGCCAGTCAGAGAAAGAACAAACGCTCACTAGAGGACGTCCTCAGCTCTCTG gGGGATCCCTTGCAGCATGACGGTTACTCCCAGGACAGCGTGGATCACCTGGCCGCTCCACCCGGGACGTCATCCTCTCAGCTCCGCACCTCACAGTCCTTCTCTCAGAGGAGCTTGGGGACAGACCTGTCCCAGGACTCCTtggtgtggtctctgtctcagtCCGTCTCTCAGAGCTCACAGGGGCGTCCTGGGCTGTCGCAGGCGTCacaaccaaagaagaagaagtctcgGATGGGGTTTTGA
- the ccng2 gene encoding cyclin-G2, with protein MDAYKLMKELRLNYEQEVHYLPKETGLSLIEATSQDDSRISAKCRNAKVEDLWSLTSFFGYSTQTFVLAVNLLDRFLAMIRVQPKHLSCASLSCLHMAAKVTEEECNLTPGDELIRIGQCRFTVSDLNRMEKIVSEKLNFKSKAITALTFLHLYHQIALSHCTERKETLNLEKLEAQLKACLCRISFSKAKPSVLALSLLRQEIEAVQSEDMLEIAYHIQRHLKIADSELLLWSERVARCLLDYASPECSKPNHRKLQWIVSRRTAQNLHSYRSVPELPTIPENCWDESESEDSSEDVMSSGEESLSSSLGSDAEGPFFPLHLRQKHRQHLHA; from the exons ATGGACGCCTATAAGCTGATGAAGGAGCTGAGGCTAAACTATGAGCAGGAGGTCCATTACCTACCTAAGGAGACAGGACTGAGCCTCATTGAGGCCACTTCACAG GATGACAGCCGAATCTCGGCTAAGTGTCGCAATGCCAAAGTGGAGGACTTGTGGAGTCTGACCAGCTTCTTCGGTTACAGCACGCAGACCTTCGTCCTGGCTGTCAACCTGCTGGACAGATTCCTGGCCATGATCAGG GTCCAGCCCAAACACCTCTCCTGCGCCAGCCTCAGCTGCCTCCACATGGCGGCCAAAGTGACGGAGGAGGAGTGTAACTTGACGCCGGGGGACGAGCTCATCCGCATTGGACAGTGCAGGTTCACAGTGTCCGACCTCAACCGCATGGAGAAGATCGTCTCGGAGAAGCTCAACTTCAAGTCCAAAGCCATCACTGCCTTAACATTTCTTCACCTGTACCACCAGATTGCACTTTCACACTGCACAGAAAG AAAGGAGACTTTAAACCTGGAGAAGCTGGAGGCGCAGCTCAAAGCCTGTCTCTGCAGAATCTCTTTCTCCAAAGCAAAG CCGTCCGTCCTCGCCCTCTCTCTCCTGAGGCAGGAGATTGAAGCTGTCCAGTCAGAGGACATGTTGGAGATAGCCTATCACATCCAGAGACACCTGAAG ATTGCAGACAgtgagctgctgctgtggagcgagcGTGTGGCGCGGTGTCTCTTGGACTACGCGTCCCCTGAATGCAGCAAACCCAACCACAGGAAGCTGCAGTGGATCGTCTCGAGGCGGACCGCCCAGAACCTGCACAGCTACCGCAGCGTCCCTGAACTGCCCACCATCCCAGAGAACTGCTGGGATGAGAGCGAGAG CGAGGACTCCAGTGAAGACGTGATGAGCTCAGGCGAGGAGTCCCTCAGCAGCTCTCTGGGCAGCGACGCCGAGGGTCCTTTCTTCCCTCTGCACCTCCGCCAAAAACACCGCCAACACCTCCACGCCTGA
- the ccni gene encoding cyclin-I, with the protein MKFTDPWGRQRLSFLLEKAASREAKMWRVYVPKKPSSQDTDISPAQRDEAVRWLTELHGRLQLYPETLVLAVSILDRFLVPIKARPKYLRCIAIACFFLAAKTCEEDECVPTLKELVDSSSCGCSPSEILRMERIILDKLDWDLHTATALDFLHIFHAMVLSCRSGFLDSMLRLNRSQHLSMLTRRLYQCLSDHTLIQLRGSMLALALITLELETCCPDWLALTIDLQRKAQIDSSELIRSRELVARSLSTPKASLPPNTVYIYQPLHSPTTLQPPDKDPTLHCCTLGINSTESSRDHAPPEQPASSSSDIPALLSPPKNLRHPNHLQKVTLRCKSSSKRKVEEMEVDDFSDCIKRLYNEDITTPAIQEGATPAMGAIATGGGEGEGGGLGVCSVLLSRQEGSCSPCPPLQPVSAS; encoded by the exons ATGAAGTTCACCGACCCCTGGGGACGCCAGAGGCTGTCTTTTCTTCTAGAAAAGGCCGCCTCTAGGGAAGCCAAGATGTGGAGGGTCTACGTGCCAAAGAAACCCTCCTCACAG gATACAGATATCTCCCCGGCCCAGCGGGACGAGGccgtgcgctggttgacggagCTCCACGGCAGGCTGCAGCTGTACCCAGAGACCCTGGTGTTAGCTGTCAGCATCCTGGACCGCTTCCTCGTTCCCATCAAG gccCGTCCAAAGTACCTTCGCTGCATTGCCATCGCCTGCTTCTTCTTAGCTGCCAAGACCTGTGAGGAGGATgag tgtgtgccCACTCTGAAGGAGCTGGTTGACTCCAGCAGCTGCGGCTGTTCTCCTTCAGAGATCCTGAGGATGGAGCGCATCATCCTGGACAAGCTGGACTGGGATCTGCACACCGCTACGGCTCTGGACTTCCTGCACATT TTCCATGCGATGGTGCTGTCCTGCCGTTCCGGGTTTCTGGACTCCATGTTGCGTCTGAACCGCTCTCAGCACCTCTCCATGCTCACACGCCGACTCTACCAGTGTCTGTCTGACCACACGCTCATTCAG CTGAGAGGATCCATGCTGGCCTTGGCCCTCATCACTCTGGAGCTGGAGACCTGCTGTCCTGACTGGCTGGCCCTCACCATCGACCTGCAGAGGAAGGCACAG ATCGACAGCTCAGAGCTGATCCGAAGTCGTGAGCTGGTGGCTCGTAGTCTGTCCACACCGAAAGCTTCCCTGCCTCCAAACACTGTCTACATCTACCAACCCCTGCATAGCCCGACCACCCTGCAGCCTCCGGACAAGGACCCAACACTCCACTGCTGCACACTGG GGATCAACTCCACCGAGTCTTCCAGGGACCACGCTCCTCCAGAGcagcctgcctcctcctcctccgacaTCCCAGCGCTACTGTCTCCACCCAAAAACCTGCGCCACCCTAACCACCTGCAGAAAGTCACGCTGCGCTGCAAGTCCTCCTCCAAACGCAAG gtggaggagatggaggttgATGATTTCTCCGACTGCATCAAGCGACTCTACAACGAAGACATTACCACCCCGGCCATCCAGGAGGGGGCGACACCTGCGATGGGGGCGATAGCAAcagggggaggagaaggagaaggaggaggtctGGGTGTCTGCAGTGTCCTGTTGTCCCGACAGGAAGGCAGCTGCTCGCCCTGCCCGcctctgcagccagtcagtgcCTCCTAA